Proteins from a single region of Mumia flava:
- a CDS encoding MFS transporter, with protein sequence MHDHGRLHPHHADPVGSIDGRRRTVALATLCLCALTAGVDLTITNVAVPFIGRALDASTNELQWVVASYSIVLAGLLVLGGAAADRYGRRRVFLVSYALFAVASLVAAFSPSVGLLIAARALMGVGAAGVTAPALAIIASMYAPEERGPAISTFVVFGASGLAVGPIAGGLLLDHFWWGSVFLVNVPVVALGVIVGARTIAESRAPEPPGGYSDLDVGGAIASVVGLGGVLFAVIEGPERGWLSPVVLVAFAVGAVALAWFVRRQLRASAPLFDVRILRRPAVLAGSVTLLVAYLVFNSFLFLTPQDLQDVRGESIVTVGVLLVPFAAVFGACSLRAHRVLARLGPRWTITSGLLVCATAAAALAATVGGPTWSSVGASVLLGAGLSVLIAPPSTVVMNDLPPAKAGHGSSLNFVSRFVGAAVGVAVVGSVLASLYASDLAAASGGSGSLDASQADRADGSLQGALEVADGLGRTDGDALAAAARDAFDRGALVAYLVIAVVALLVAAIAWAALRHVDESSGRSAPNES encoded by the coding sequence GTGCACGATCACGGTCGTCTGCACCCGCACCACGCCGATCCGGTGGGCAGCATCGACGGGCGGCGGCGTACGGTCGCGCTCGCGACGCTGTGCCTGTGCGCCCTGACCGCCGGGGTCGATCTCACGATCACCAACGTCGCGGTCCCGTTCATCGGGCGCGCGCTGGACGCATCCACGAACGAGCTGCAATGGGTCGTCGCCTCGTACAGCATCGTCCTCGCCGGCTTGCTCGTGCTCGGCGGCGCTGCCGCCGACCGGTACGGCCGACGGCGGGTGTTCCTGGTGAGCTACGCGCTGTTCGCCGTGGCTTCCTTGGTGGCCGCCTTCAGCCCGTCGGTCGGCCTGCTGATCGCGGCCCGGGCCCTGATGGGGGTCGGTGCGGCGGGGGTCACCGCGCCGGCCCTCGCGATCATCGCCTCGATGTACGCCCCCGAGGAACGCGGCCCGGCGATCAGCACGTTCGTCGTGTTCGGAGCATCCGGGCTCGCCGTCGGACCGATCGCCGGCGGGCTGCTCCTCGACCACTTCTGGTGGGGATCGGTGTTCCTGGTCAACGTGCCGGTGGTGGCGCTCGGCGTGATCGTCGGCGCCCGGACGATCGCCGAGTCGCGAGCGCCTGAGCCACCGGGCGGCTACAGCGATCTCGACGTGGGCGGCGCGATCGCGTCGGTCGTGGGGCTGGGCGGCGTGCTGTTCGCGGTGATCGAAGGGCCGGAGCGCGGCTGGCTGTCCCCGGTCGTGCTCGTGGCGTTCGCCGTCGGCGCGGTCGCGCTGGCCTGGTTCGTACGACGGCAGCTGCGGGCTTCCGCGCCGCTGTTCGACGTCCGGATCCTGCGGCGCCCCGCCGTCCTGGCCGGCTCCGTGACGCTCCTGGTGGCGTACCTGGTCTTCAACTCCTTCCTCTTCCTCACCCCGCAGGACCTCCAGGACGTCCGCGGTGAGTCGATCGTGACGGTCGGTGTCCTGCTCGTTCCTTTCGCCGCCGTGTTCGGTGCGTGCTCGCTGCGGGCCCACCGGGTCCTGGCGCGGCTCGGTCCCCGCTGGACGATCACGTCCGGCCTGCTCGTGTGCGCTACCGCGGCGGCGGCCCTCGCCGCCACGGTCGGAGGTCCGACGTGGTCGTCGGTCGGGGCCTCGGTCCTGCTGGGCGCCGGGCTGTCGGTGCTGATCGCTCCGCCGTCGACGGTCGTCATGAACGACCTGCCTCCCGCGAAGGCGGGCCACGGGTCCTCGCTGAACTTCGTCAGCCGGTTCGTCGGCGCCGCCGTCGGCGTGGCGGTCGTCGGGTCGGTGCTCGCGAGCCTGTACGCGTCCGACCTCGCCGCGGCCTCGGGCGGTTCGGGATCGCTCGACGCGAGCCAGGCCGACCGTGCGGACGGGTCGCTGCAGGGCGCGCTCGAGGTCGCCGACGGCCTCGGTCGTACGGACGGTGACGCCCTCGCAGCAGCGGCCCGCGACGCGTTCGACCGCGGTGCGCTCGTGGCGTACCTCGTGATCGCCGTCGTCGCACTGCTCGTGGCGGCGATCGCGTGGGCTGCGCTCCGCCACGTCGACGAGTCGTCCGGTCGGAGTGCGCCCAACGAATCGTGA
- a CDS encoding TetR/AcrR family transcriptional regulator: MTTSPTRTAGKRERTRARLTDCALTLFEKQGYDATTVREIAGAAGVTEMTFFRHFATKESVLLDDPYDPAIANAVAHQPPSLPPLARAVGGVREAWGRVPEPEDATVRRRVRIAAATPSLRAGVSRNNAETERVIAEALESGGSGVLPARIAAAAVLAALTTALFAWAEGEDTRLAFAIETALATLEGSDG, from the coding sequence GTGACCACCTCACCGACGCGTACTGCGGGCAAGCGCGAGCGCACCCGCGCCCGGCTGACCGACTGCGCGCTCACGCTCTTCGAGAAGCAGGGGTACGACGCCACCACCGTGCGCGAGATCGCGGGCGCCGCGGGGGTCACCGAGATGACGTTCTTCCGGCACTTCGCCACGAAGGAGTCCGTCCTGCTCGACGACCCGTACGACCCCGCGATCGCGAACGCCGTGGCCCACCAGCCGCCGAGCCTGCCCCCGCTGGCCCGTGCCGTCGGCGGCGTGCGCGAGGCGTGGGGGCGGGTGCCGGAGCCGGAGGACGCGACCGTGCGGCGCCGCGTGCGGATCGCGGCTGCGACGCCGTCGCTTCGAGCCGGCGTCTCGCGCAACAACGCCGAGACCGAGCGCGTGATCGCTGAAGCGTTGGAGTCGGGCGGGAGCGGTGTCCTGCCCGCCCGGATCGCGGCCGCCGCCGTCCTCGCCGCCCTCACGACCGCGTTGTTCGCGTGGGCCGAAGGCGAGGACACCCGACTCGCCTTCGCCATCGAGACCGCCCTGGCGACGCTGGAGGGCAGCGATGGCTGA
- a CDS encoding ABC transporter ATP-binding protein, translated as MAEPVLRLAALVREFGGGAGLHGVDLDVRAGEVHALVGLNGAGKTTLMRTALGMLRPDAGEVRVHGTRLPAATASTWRRVGHLVDAPFAYPELDVRTNLRLAARLHGLAPDEARRRTDAIVAELELTPYASVRARRLSAGNRQRVGIAAALQHDPGLVVLDEPTNALDPRGVILLREALVRRAEAGAGILVSSHHLDEVARIADRITVMNDGRVVGALEPGGTDLERAFFALVLADDEERAS; from the coding sequence ATGGCTGAGCCCGTGCTCCGGCTCGCCGCGCTCGTCCGCGAGTTCGGCGGCGGCGCCGGGCTGCACGGCGTCGACCTCGACGTACGGGCGGGCGAGGTGCACGCGCTCGTCGGGCTCAACGGCGCCGGCAAGACGACGCTGATGCGCACCGCGCTCGGGATGCTGCGCCCGGACGCCGGCGAGGTCCGGGTGCACGGGACCAGGCTCCCCGCCGCGACGGCGTCGACCTGGAGACGGGTCGGCCACCTGGTCGACGCCCCGTTCGCCTATCCCGAGCTCGACGTGCGGACCAACCTGCGGCTCGCCGCCCGGCTCCACGGTCTCGCGCCCGACGAGGCACGGCGCCGGACCGACGCGATCGTCGCCGAGCTCGAGCTCACGCCGTACGCGTCGGTCCGCGCGCGACGGCTCTCGGCGGGCAACCGGCAGCGCGTGGGCATCGCGGCCGCGCTCCAGCACGACCCGGGGCTCGTCGTGCTGGACGAGCCGACGAACGCGCTCGACCCGCGCGGCGTGATCCTGCTCCGCGAGGCGCTCGTACGCCGCGCGGAGGCGGGTGCGGGGATCCTGGTGTCCAGCCACCACCTCGACGAGGTGGCGCGGATCGCCGACCGGATCACCGTGATGAACGACGGCCGCGTGGTCGGCGCGCTGGAGCCCGGCGGGACCGATCTCGAGCGAGCGTTCTTCGCTCTCGTGCTCGCCGACGACGAGGAGCGTGCGTCGTGA
- a CDS encoding MFS transporter, with the protein MSTSSNSGERAGDSDALGTVTTNIPARLDRLPWARFHWMIVIGLGTVWILDGLEVTIVGNLSAVLKDSTDGLGLTSGQIGMAGAIYVAGACIGALFFGQLTDRFGRKRLFIITLLVYLGGTVLTAFSMNPAWYFGCRFITGLGIGGEYAAVNSAIDELIPAKYRGRIDITINGSYWIGAAFGALITIPLLDPALVNPEFGWRFCFALGAVLGLVVLFVRRNVPESPRWLFIHGREDAAEEVVREIEDRVEHEDEVDLEDPEQTITVHQRKTIGLPTIARTVFATYPRRTVLCLGMFVGQAFLYNAFFFTFGDTLQTFLGVGQTGWYLAAFALSNFAGALILGPLFDKVGRVPMISSTYIVSGVVLAVAGFVLGDLTALTLTVFGIVAFFFASAGASSAYLTASEVFPMETRALCIAFFYAIGTAVGGITGPLIFGRLIESASNAGDITGIAPGYFLGAALMVLGGIMALFLGVKAEQQSLEDIATPLTAQDDD; encoded by the coding sequence GTGAGTACTTCGAGCAACTCTGGTGAGCGCGCCGGCGACAGCGACGCCCTCGGCACCGTCACGACCAACATCCCGGCGCGGCTCGATCGGCTGCCCTGGGCGCGGTTCCACTGGATGATCGTGATCGGACTGGGCACCGTCTGGATCCTCGACGGCCTCGAGGTCACGATCGTCGGCAACCTCTCGGCCGTCCTCAAGGACTCGACCGACGGACTCGGCCTGACCAGCGGCCAGATCGGCATGGCCGGCGCGATCTACGTCGCCGGCGCCTGCATCGGCGCACTGTTCTTCGGGCAGCTCACCGACCGGTTCGGGCGCAAGCGCCTGTTCATCATCACCCTGCTCGTCTATCTCGGCGGCACCGTGCTGACCGCGTTCTCGATGAACCCCGCGTGGTACTTCGGCTGTCGCTTCATCACCGGCCTGGGGATCGGTGGCGAGTACGCGGCGGTGAACTCCGCGATCGACGAGCTGATCCCCGCGAAGTACCGCGGGCGGATCGACATCACGATCAACGGCTCGTACTGGATCGGCGCCGCGTTCGGCGCGCTCATCACGATCCCACTGCTCGACCCGGCCCTCGTCAACCCGGAGTTCGGCTGGCGGTTCTGCTTCGCCCTCGGCGCCGTCCTCGGCCTCGTCGTGCTGTTCGTGCGGCGCAACGTCCCGGAGTCGCCGCGCTGGCTGTTCATCCACGGGCGGGAAGACGCCGCCGAGGAGGTCGTACGGGAGATCGAGGACCGCGTCGAGCACGAGGACGAGGTCGATCTGGAGGATCCCGAGCAGACGATCACCGTCCACCAGCGCAAGACCATCGGGCTGCCGACGATCGCACGGACGGTGTTCGCGACCTACCCCCGCCGTACGGTGCTGTGCCTGGGGATGTTCGTCGGGCAGGCGTTCCTCTACAACGCGTTCTTCTTCACCTTCGGCGACACTCTGCAGACGTTCCTCGGAGTCGGGCAGACCGGCTGGTACCTCGCCGCGTTCGCGCTCAGCAACTTCGCGGGCGCGCTGATCCTCGGGCCGCTGTTCGACAAGGTCGGCCGTGTCCCGATGATCTCGTCGACGTACATCGTCTCCGGCGTCGTGCTCGCTGTCGCCGGGTTCGTGCTGGGCGACCTGACCGCGCTCACGCTCACCGTGTTCGGGATCGTCGCCTTCTTCTTCGCGTCTGCCGGCGCAAGCTCGGCCTACCTGACGGCCAGCGAGGTGTTCCCGATGGAGACCCGCGCGCTCTGCATCGCCTTCTTCTACGCGATCGGAACGGCGGTCGGCGGGATCACCGGGCCCCTGATCTTCGGTCGGCTGATCGAGAGCGCGAGCAACGCCGGCGACATCACCGGGATCGCGCCCGGCTACTTCCTCGGCGCCGCCCTGATGGTCCTCGGGGGGATCATGGCGCTGTTCCTCGGTGTGAAGGCAGAGCAGCAGTCGCTCGAGGACATCGCCACCCCATTGACCGCGCAGGACGACGACTGA
- a CDS encoding ABC transporter permease, translating to MSGAPTRTGGGAGRLGLLAAAWETERRKALASPVVVTTAALVAGGITVLAASLTLAARAGNEQIRAQLGATLGQSGADGWTTYTGALAQVSGAAALLGFGVALSWFVGREFADGTLAGLFALPVSRQTTALAKLLVYAAWAAVVAAASTVSALVAGLAIGLGPPDGGAVAALGRLCVLVLLTAVIATPAAWTATLGRGLLSGIAATVLVIATAQVLAVAGTGARWPFAAPALWALDPTSVTAPQLGLPVLVGVGFGALTIRSWAHLELDR from the coding sequence GTGAGCGGCGCACCCACCCGTACGGGCGGCGGTGCCGGGAGGCTCGGCCTCCTCGCGGCTGCGTGGGAGACCGAACGGCGCAAGGCGCTCGCGTCGCCGGTGGTGGTCACGACGGCGGCCCTGGTCGCCGGTGGGATCACCGTCCTCGCCGCGTCGCTGACGCTCGCCGCACGGGCGGGCAACGAGCAGATCCGCGCGCAGCTCGGCGCGACCCTGGGGCAGAGCGGCGCCGACGGCTGGACGACCTACACGGGTGCGCTCGCCCAGGTCAGCGGGGCGGCCGCGCTGCTCGGGTTCGGGGTCGCGCTGAGCTGGTTCGTCGGGCGGGAGTTCGCCGACGGGACCCTCGCGGGCCTGTTCGCTCTGCCGGTGTCGCGGCAGACGACCGCGCTCGCGAAGCTGCTCGTGTACGCGGCGTGGGCCGCGGTCGTCGCGGCGGCATCGACCGTGTCCGCACTCGTCGCCGGACTCGCGATCGGCCTCGGCCCGCCGGACGGTGGCGCGGTCGCCGCTCTCGGCCGGCTGTGCGTCCTCGTCCTGCTCACCGCGGTGATCGCGACACCGGCGGCGTGGACCGCCACGCTCGGGCGCGGCCTGCTGAGCGGGATCGCCGCCACGGTGCTGGTGATCGCGACCGCGCAGGTGCTCGCGGTCGCGGGGACGGGGGCGCGGTGGCCGTTCGCCGCCCCTGCGCTGTGGGCGCTGGACCCGACGTCGGTCACGGCACCACAGCTCGGGCTGCCCGTCCTGGTCGGCGTCGGGTTCGGCGCCCTCACGATCCGCTCCTGGGCGCACCTCGAGCTCGACCGCTGA
- a CDS encoding putative quinol monooxygenase — protein sequence MTLNVVALLTTKPGSGPALEQAIAEVRSAMLAHDGCLRYDLQRRRKSETEYVMIEAYETTDALRAHGSSDEFVALSAALGELLAAPPEVIVLDPVGDQTA from the coding sequence ATGACCCTCAACGTCGTCGCGCTCCTGACCACGAAGCCCGGCAGCGGACCCGCGCTCGAGCAGGCGATCGCGGAGGTCCGCTCCGCGATGCTCGCCCACGACGGATGCCTTCGCTACGACCTCCAGCGCCGCCGCAAGAGCGAGACCGAGTACGTGATGATCGAGGCGTACGAGACGACCGACGCGCTGCGGGCCCACGGCTCGTCCGACGAGTTCGTGGCGCTGTCCGCGGCGCTCGGCGAGCTTCTCGCGGCTCCGCCGGAAGTCATCGTGCTCGACCCGGTCGGCGACCAGACCGCCTGA
- a CDS encoding RNA polymerase sigma factor — protein MTTEPPSETDHPGREPDDDRLLLARMRRGDRDALGLLYERHVRPVYWQAYRVVGVDADAEEVVQDVFVTAWRRRDDIHVVDRSVLPWLLATAKYTALNHQRRRRRRAWAELDENVASIHPGPDDVVVADLVLERVHEHVRSLSTLDQRLFSLCVAGDRSYAEAADELGVTHGTVRNRVSRIRSRVRTATEDLRGPA, from the coding sequence ATGACGACCGAGCCGCCGAGCGAGACCGACCACCCCGGTCGGGAGCCCGACGACGACCGCCTGCTGCTGGCCCGGATGCGCCGCGGTGACCGCGACGCGCTCGGCTTGCTCTACGAACGCCATGTGCGTCCCGTCTACTGGCAGGCCTACCGCGTCGTCGGCGTCGACGCCGATGCCGAGGAGGTCGTCCAGGACGTCTTCGTCACCGCGTGGCGGCGGCGTGACGACATCCACGTCGTCGACCGCTCGGTCCTGCCGTGGCTGCTCGCGACCGCGAAGTACACCGCGCTCAACCACCAGCGCCGCCGGCGACGCCGTGCCTGGGCCGAGCTGGACGAGAACGTCGCCAGCATCCACCCGGGCCCGGACGACGTGGTCGTCGCGGACCTCGTCCTCGAGCGGGTGCACGAGCACGTCCGCTCGCTGTCGACTCTCGACCAGCGGTTGTTCTCGCTGTGCGTCGCCGGCGACCGGTCGTACGCCGAGGCGGCCGACGAGCTCGGCGTCACCCACGGCACGGTCCGCAACCGCGTGTCCCGGATCCGCAGCCGGGTGCGCACCGCCACCGAGGACCTGAGGGGGCCCGCATGA
- a CDS encoding DUF4349 domain-containing protein, with protein MTTPPTLPELTDVQVDRMYAAIAAEVDRTETRHRRRRTVGLAAAALVAVAGVGSVVVGPILQDQSSGDFSVSSDGDSGAVAERAPTESGGAVSDEAAPGDGSAGADEDGGVAGTADAVTDREIVTTAYATVEVERPREAADDLVAWAEAAGGRLESRSESGSGDAQHATVWLRVPADRATDATDHLDELGTVATLEVTSDDVTAQGRDLDARISALQVSVERLETLMSQASSTDDLLRAERALSQRQAELDSLQAQRRSLTDQVAMSSVQVDLIEPDPQEAPSPTGFLGGLADGWDAMLAVAGTTVAVVGFVLPWAVALAVLVAALLAALRIRRQA; from the coding sequence ATGACCACCCCGCCCACCCTTCCCGAGCTGACCGACGTCCAGGTGGACCGGATGTACGCAGCGATCGCCGCCGAGGTCGATCGCACCGAGACCCGCCACCGCCGCCGCCGTACGGTCGGGCTCGCCGCCGCTGCGCTCGTGGCCGTCGCCGGTGTCGGGTCCGTCGTGGTCGGGCCGATCCTTCAGGACCAGTCGTCGGGTGACTTCTCGGTCTCGTCCGACGGGGACTCGGGCGCGGTCGCCGAGCGGGCGCCGACCGAGTCGGGCGGCGCCGTCTCCGACGAGGCCGCCCCCGGCGACGGATCGGCCGGCGCCGATGAGGACGGCGGTGTCGCCGGGACGGCGGACGCCGTCACCGACCGCGAGATCGTCACCACCGCGTACGCGACCGTCGAGGTCGAGCGCCCGCGTGAGGCGGCCGACGACCTGGTGGCGTGGGCCGAGGCGGCGGGCGGGCGACTGGAGAGCCGGTCCGAGTCGGGCTCGGGCGACGCACAGCACGCCACGGTGTGGCTGCGGGTCCCGGCCGACCGGGCGACCGACGCGACCGACCATCTCGACGAGCTCGGGACCGTGGCCACGCTCGAGGTGACCTCGGACGACGTGACCGCCCAGGGCCGGGACCTGGACGCTCGGATCTCCGCCCTCCAGGTCTCCGTGGAACGTCTCGAGACCCTCATGTCCCAGGCGTCGTCGACGGACGACCTGCTGCGGGCCGAGCGGGCGCTGTCTCAGCGCCAGGCGGAGCTGGACTCGCTGCAGGCGCAACGCCGCAGCCTGACCGACCAGGTCGCGATGTCCTCGGTGCAGGTCGACCTGATCGAGCCCGACCCGCAGGAGGCGCCCAGCCCGACCGGGTTCCTCGGAGGCCTCGCCGACGGGTGGGACGCGATGCTCGCGGTCGCCGGCACGACGGTCGCGGTGGTCGGGTTCGTGCTGCCGTGGGCGGTTGCGTTGGCGGTGCTGGTCGCCGCGCTCCTCGCCGCCCTGCGGATCCGGCGCCAGGCCTAG